In Myripristis murdjan chromosome 9, fMyrMur1.1, whole genome shotgun sequence, the following proteins share a genomic window:
- the LOC115364631 gene encoding zinc finger protein 862-like translates to MGADGAAVNLGHRGGVIALLQAEIGSFIVPFHCMPHRLELGMLSVQREVSMIGQVYDLLHLIWKTYHMSPKSMRELKTLGAEIGVQVNAPSGVKGTRWLPHVSRSLSTLLKPGKDGNSCGQFTAVYVHMDHLAGAEATSAEIAGRAKKIKVRMEDGTFVAFCHFLSDLFSAIGNFSLQLQKNDVILPQAVSGIESLLATTEAMAASPKPDGKLSEFLAAMKKQRQQTWGESGTGRFKFQEVTLSKGEAAELAEGQSISQCAPRLQRAIVLTCDSTVKHLKNRFSSLLEENTKDLPTAKAVKCFNVFNHDSWPDNRLELLNHGVEEVNFLLQHFSTVLGRQQLGEFNLVQELQFHDDRFQVYFRLSREQFDTLRRRVGPSLERVTTNFKQSISPTERLAICLSYRVGISTVAGIIPDVCRVIWESLKEEFLPVPKAADWQEIAQGFHDRWNFPNYLRAFDGQHIVIQAPANSGSQFFSYKGTYSIVLLALVDVRYLFRMVDASEARCQA, encoded by the exons ATGGGTGCAGACGGTGCAGCTGTCAATCTGGGACACAGAGGTGGAGTGATAGCCCTCCTTCAAGCAGAGATTGGGTCCTTCATTGTCCCATTCCACTGCATGCCACATAG ATTGGAGCTAGGAATGTTGAGTGTGCAAAGAGAGGTTTCCATGATTGGGCAAGTGTATGACCTGTTGCACCTCATCTGGAAAACATACCACATGAGCCCCAAATCAATGAGGGAACTCAAAACACTGGGAGCTGAAATCGGAGTACAGGTGAATGCACCGAGTGGAGTGAAAGGGACCAGGTGGCTGCCCCATGTGTCTCGGAGTTTGAGCACCCTCCTAAAACCAGGGAAGGATGGCAATTCCTGTGGCCAGTTTACAGCTGTGTATGTTCACATGGACCATCTGGCAGGTGCCGAGGCGACCAGTGCAGAGATAGCTGGCAGAGCAAAGAAG ATCAAGGTCAGGATGGAGGATGGGACATTTGTGGCATTCTGCCACTTCCTGTCAGACCTTTTCTCTGCCATCGGCAACTTCAGCCTGCAGCTCCAGAAAAATGATGTAATCCTACCTCAG GCTGTTAGTGGCATCGAATCTCTTCTGGCTACCACAGAAGCTATGGCAGCTAGCCCCAAACCTGATGGTAAGCTGTCTGAGTTCCTGGCAGCCATGAAGAAGCAGCGCCAACAGACATGGGGAGAATCTGGGACTGGGAGGTTCAAGTTCCAG GAAGTTACCCTTTCTAAAGGCGAAGCTGCAGAGCTGGCAGAAGGTCAGTCAATCAGCCAGTGTGCTCCCAGACTGCAAAGAGCCATTGTGCTGACCTGTGATTCCACAGTGAAACACCTGAAGAATAGATTCAGCAGCCTACTTG AGGAGAACACAAAGGATTTACCAACAGCCAAGGCAGTGAAGTGTTTCAATGTCTTCAACCATGACTCTTGGCCAGATAATAGGCTGGAGCTCCTGAACCATGGTGTGGAAGAGGTGAACTTTCTTCTACAACACTTCTCCACTGTCCTGGGCAG GCAGCAGTTGGGGGAGTTTAATCTCGTTCAGGAGCTGCAGTTCCACGACGACCGCTTCCAGGTCTATTTCAGGCTGAGCAGGGAGCAGTTTGACACTCTGCGAAGGAGAGTTGGTCCGAGCCTGGAGAGAGTGACAACCAATTTTAAGCAGTCCATCTCTCCCACAGAGCGTCTGGCCATTTGTCTAAG TTATCGGGTGGGGATCTCCACTGTTGCTGGGATCATCCCTGATGTCTGCCGGGTGATTTGGGAGAGCCTGAAGGAGGAATTTCTTCCTGTACCAAAGGCAGCTGATTGGCAGGAGATAGCTCAGGGTTTCCACGACAGGTGGAACTTTCCCAACTACCTGCGAGCCTTCGATGGCCAGCATATTGTCATCCAAGCACCAGCAAACTCTGGCTCCCAGTTCTTCAGCTACAAGGGCACATACTCCATAGTTCTCCTTGCCCTTGTCGATGTCAGGTACCTCTTCAGGATGGTGGAT GCCTCGGAGGCGAGGTGCCAGGCATAG